GCACACGCCCGGCGCGGACCTGCGGCGGCGCAGGAAGCGCGGCAGCGGCAGGGCGAGGTTGACGAAGCCCTCCGCCTGCATGGCGGCGAAGCCGATGCGGGGCAGGTCTGCCGAAGCGCGGTAGACCACGAAGCGTGGCTCCCAGCGGGGCTGGAACTTCGCGTTGAACTTGTACAGCGACTCGATCTGGAACCAGCGAGAGAGGAAGACCAGCAGTCCGCGCCAGGCCCGCAGCACCGGGCCGGCGCCGATCTTCTCGCCCCGCGCGAGTGCCGAGCGGAACATCGCGAAGTTGAGCGACACGCGCGTGATGCCGAACTTCGGGGCCGCCTGGAGGGCGGCGACGATGAGGAGTTCGTTCATGCCCGGGTCGGCCGAGCGGTCGCGACGCATCAGGTCGAGGGAGACGCCGTCATCGCCCCAGGGGACGAAGTGCAGGATCGCCTTCAGGTCGCCGTACTCGCCCGGCTGGTCGTCGGCCTTGTGGGCGGTGGCGATCAGGCAGTCGCCGTCGGCGGCATCGCCGATACGGCCCAGGGCCATGGAGAAGCCGCGTTCGGTGTCGGTGCCGCGCCAGTCCTCGGCGGCCTGCCGGATCCGTGCCAGCTCGGTGTCGCCGAGGTCACGTACACGTCGTACCCGGGTTTCGTAACCGGCGCGCTCGATGCGCTTGACCATCTGGCGCACGTTGCGCATCGCGCGGCCGGCGAGAGAGAAATCCGCGACGTCCACCACCGCCTCGTCGCCCAGCTCCAGGGCGTCGAGGCCGGTCTCGCGGGTCCACACCTCACCGCCCGTCTCCGAACAGCCCATCACGGCGGGCGTCCAGGAGTGGGCCTTGGCCTCGTCCATGAAGCGCTCGATGGCGCCTGGCCAGGCCTCGACGTCGCCGATGGGGTCGCCACTGGCGAGCATCACACCGGAGACGACGCGGTACGTCACCGCCGCCTTGCCGCTGGGGGAGAAGACGACGGCCTTGTCGCGCCGCAGGGCGAAGTGGCCGAGGGAGTCGCGCCGGCCGTGCTTCTCCAGCAGGCAGCGCAGACGTGCCTCGTCCTCCGGGGTCAGGCGGGCCGCGGGGTGCTCGGGGCGGAACGCCAGGTAGATCGTCGTCACCGCGGTGAGCAGACCCAGAGCGCCCAGGGAGAAACCGACGGTCCAGGAGGTGTTGCCCTGGTAGTCGACCGGGCCCTCGAAGCCGAACAGACCGTAGAGGACGTGCGTAATGCGATCGGCCAGGCTCGGGTCGCCGACCATGCGATTCGGGTGGACGCTGACGATGATCAACCCGAGAACGAGGGATCCGGCGCCCATGAGGACGAAGTTGGCGAGCGCGCGCCACCGGCTGCGCGGGTCGGGCAGCGCGTTGAACTGGTCGCGGTGGCGCAGCAGCGGAGCGAGCAGTGCCAGCGAGATGACCACTCCGATCAGGGAGTGGCGGTACGTGAACTGCGCGACGGCACCTGCCGGCAGCAGCGCCACCGCGGCCCGCCACGCCCGCCGCTTGCCTCGCTTGAGTCCGTGCGCGAGCAGCAGCAGCAGCACGCCGGCGCAGAGCGAGAGCGCGGCCGCGAACGGCCCGAACGCTCCCGGCAGCACTTCGGCGATGGTGTGCATACGGCTGTGCCGGAAGCGCGGGAAGACGCCCGCGGCGATGTCCAGGACGCCCACGAGCGCACAGGCTCTGGCGACGAGGACGGGGACGGCCTCGGGGCGCGGACCTCGCAGTACGCGCCGAGCGTTGCGTGATCGAGAGGGAACCCCGCCCGACATTTCCTCATCTGTCCTGACAGACATCGCATCCCGTAGTTCTGCGAGAGACCTTGAATCCGGTGCCGATCGGGGCATCCGGCGACATTGCGCCCTCTAGGACGGTGTCTCGGGGAGCCAGGTTCCAGCCTCTCCTCAAAGCCGGTCCAAAGGCCATGGAAAGTCCCGGACAAGCCCTTGCGAAGGCGCGGGGGAGCCGGTTGAGAACCGCAGGCAGGAAGCAGGTCATGGGTCTTACGAGCAACAAGGTGCTGTGGCTGGCGGTCGCGTTCGCCGTGCTGCTGTTCGTCGGCACGGTGTGGCTGTGGCCACGTCTGGCGAGACGGGACTGGCGGGCCGTCAGCGGGCGCGTGTGCCTGCTGCTCGGCACCCAGTTGGCCCTCTTCGCCTCCCTGGGCCTCGCCGCCAACCAGGCCTTCGGTTTCTACGCCAGCTGGGCCGACCTGCTCGGTCAGGAGAAGGACCAGGGCGTGGTGGTCAACCACACGGCGCTCGGCGGTTCGGGCGGCCCGCTGGAGGTGATCGACACGGCACACGTGCGTGGGGCCGCCGGAGCACCGCCGCAGTCCGGCGGGCAGATCCAGAAGGTCGACATCGTCGGCCGCCGCACCCACATCGCCACGCCCGCGTACGTGTATCTGCCGCCGGAGTACTTCCAGCCGCGGTACCGGACCCGTACGTTTCCCGCGACCGTCGTTCTCACCGGATATCCGGGTACGGCGCAGGCGCTCGTGGACAAACTGCGCTATCCGAGCACCGCGCAGACGCTCGCGAAGAACGGCCGTATGCAACCGATGATCCTGGTGATGCTGCGGCCGACGGTCGCGCCGCCGAGGGACACGGAGTGCGTGGACATCCCGGGCGGCCCGCAGACGGAGACGTTTTTCGCCAAGGATCTGCCGGATGCCGTAATCGCGCACTACAGGGTGGGCAGAAAACCCGGTGGCTGGGGGATCATCGGCGACTCCACGGGCGGCTACTGCGCGCTGAAACTCGCCATGCACCATCCCGGCTCCTACGCGGCCGGGGCGGGGCTGTCGCCGTACTACAAGGCGCCCCTGGACCCGACCACGGGCGATCTCTTCCGCGGTGACAGGAATCTGCGCGAACGGGCGGATCTGTGGTGGAGCCTCAAGCACCTTCCCGCGCCCGACACTTCACTGCTCGTCACCAGCAGCCGGATCGGGGAATCCAACTACAAGGACACCCTGAAGTTCATAGAGCGTGTGCGGGCCACCCGCTTGACGCGGATCTCGTCGATCATCCTCGACAGCGGAGGTCACAACTTCAACACCTGGCGGCGCGAGATTCCCGCGACTCTCCAGTGGATCAGCGGGCGGCTGAGCGACCGGTGAGAGGGGATTCGCCGGGTTCGGCAGATGATGATCTTGCCGAATTGGCGGGAGCCATTTCCTGATGCCCTGTGAACGTTTCGTTATGGCTGTGTTTTTGCGGGGCGGGGCGCCATGGGTCGCCTACGCGCGGTAAGTTTCTGGCCATGCCACGTGGACGTCACCGCCATTCCCCGCCTCTGCACAGGCTGTTGCCTCCGTCGGCGATAGCAGGCGTCTCCCTTGTCTGCGCCTTCGGTCCCTGGGTCTTCTCCTCTACGGCCGCGCTCCGTGTCGTCGCCGCGTTCGCCGCCGCCACGGCCGTCGTCGGCGCGGCCGTCATGCGCCGCTGGGACGCGCAGGCCGGCAAACAGGTGGCCGACCTCACGCGCGCGCGTGCGAGCGACGAGTGGCGGCACGAGGAGCGGGTCGCGGAACTGGAGGCCGACCTCGACGAGTCCCGCGAGCTGCGCACCAAGCTGGAACAGCGGCTGCGGGCCAAGCGGGCGGAACTGGCGGGCCTGCGCAACGAACACGCGGCCCTGCTGCGGCGGTACGCCACCGCCGAGACCGAGCGCGCGAGCGCCCTGGAGGGCCGCCGGCTGCTCGAGATAGAGGCGGGGGAACCCACCCCCGCGCGCGCGTTGCCGCCGGTGCCGGCGCAGGGGACGAAGTCTCCGACGGACGCCGAGGCTGTGGCTGCCTCGGTGGCCAGGGGCGAGGCCGCGTCCGGCGGGGCGGACGGCGAGGCGGACGTCACGGCGGACGGTACGGCGGAGACTCCCGCCGTCTTCTCGCCCGAGGGGTCGCAGCTGTTCCTTCGGGCGAAGGCTGCGCTGGAGAAGTTCGACGAGGACTCCGAGGACGACCTTGAAGACGACCTCGAGGGCGACTTCGAGGACGGCTTCGAAGTGGACTTCGAGGACGACGAGGACCTCGAGGAGGACGGTGACGGTTCTCCGGAGGGTCACGACGGGGTGAGTGCGGAGGACGGCACCGGCCCCGAGGACGACGGTTCCCCGAAGGGCGACGGTTCGCCGAAGGGGGACGGCCCCGGGAAGGGTGACGGTCCGGGGAGGACCAAAGGCGCGAAGGGCGGGCCGGTGCGGGCGAAGGACGGTGCCGAGGCCCACGCGGCCGAGACCGCCGCGAAGGGCGCCGCCGAGCCGGTCGCCACGGTGACCGGGGCCGCCGAGGACGACACGGAGGCCGCGGCGCGGGAGGACGAGGCGCAGGGGCAGCCCGAGGCGGTCGACGGGCATGAGCGCGCGACCGCCACCACTCCGGCCCGGACGCCCGCGCCCTCCGCTCAGCAGCCCACCGGGCACTTCGTCGAGCCGACCGCGGTGGCCGTCGTGCCGGCCGCGCCCGTGCGGCGCCCCTCGGTCGAGGGCGGGTTCGACTTCTTCGGCACCAAGAACGAGTCGTCGTCCGGCGACCTGGAGTCCGTGCAGAACGAGGACCTCGCCGACGTGGTCGGCCAGGAGGCCCTCGCCCTCCACAAGGCCGAGGCCGAGGCGGACTTCAAGCCCGCCGACGAGGAGTCGCGCGGTGTGGGTCAGGTGATCGACCTGACGGCGCACGACGAGACGGAACAGATCGACCTTCAGGGGCTGCGGGGCGTACGCAGCGCGGTTTCCTAGCCGCTCGGCCCCGCGGCGGTGCCCGGGCGGGGATCGGGCCGCCCGGGCGCCGGTCAGGCCATCCACCGATCCGGCAGGGCGTCGCGTCGTCCCGTCCGTGACCGCTCCGCCTGAGCCCGCAGCAGCTCCGCAGCCTCCTGGGCGTCCCTCAGCCGGGCCGTGACGGACTTGTTGGCCCCTGTGTCCACGTGCACGTCCGCGAGCCGCCACAGCCGCTTCCAGGGCCCTTGCGTCAGCCGCACGCTCTGCACCTTCGCATGCGGTACGAGCGTCAGGCGCCGGCGCAGCAGGCCGTGCCGGGAGGCGAACACCGCCTCGGTGACGGCCAGTCCGTGGCCGCGCCACCACACCGGCACGCATCGCCGGGCCCGGCGCGGCGGCCGCGACAGCGCCGCGGCCGCGGGCACGCTCACCCCGGGCAGCACGCGCGCGACGACGTCCTCGGCCATCTCGCGCGGAGCGACCGGCACGAGCACGGAGTTCGACGACCCGGCCACGTCGAGTTCCACCCGGACCCAGCCGCGCCGCCGCCACAGCAGCGGCTCCACGATCCGCACGGCCTGCACGCGCCCGGGCGGCACCGTCTCGTGCGTACGGTCCAGCAGTCCGTGGTCGATGCGCAGTCCGTCCGGCGACTCGCCCACCGTCCAGTCGTACTCGCCGACGAAGCGCCCCACGCTGCTCGTGGCGGCCGCGCCGAGCAGGGGCACGCCGGTCGCGAGGACCGTCCACACGCTGTGGGTGGCCAGCCACAGCACGGGCGGTACGACGAGGGCGGCGGCGAGGGCGCCCCAGGTGGAGCCCGTCAGCACGAGGGAGATCGCGAGCTGGAGCGGGGGAGTGCGCAGCAGCTCGCGCGCCGGCGCTTCTCCGACCTCGTGCGCCGTCTCGGGGGCGAAACCGGCGGCGCGCGCCAGGAGTTCCGCGCGGAGCGCACGCGCCTCGCGCTCCCCGAGAAAAGCGAGTTCGTCCTTCTTGTCGGCCCCTATGACGTCGAGCTTCAGCTTCGCGACGCCCGCCACGCGCGCCAGGAGCGGCTGGGTGACGTCGATGGCCTGGACGCGCTCGAGCCGGATGTGCGCGGTGCGCCGGAACAACAGCCCCGTCCTTATGCGCAGTTCGCTCTCCGTCACCGCGAAGTGCGTGAACCACCAGCTGAGGAAGCCGTACAGGGCGGCGGTCGGCACCAGGACGGCGAGCGCGATCAGCAGGGCCGTGGTCGTCAGCCTGGTCAGCTGGTGCTGCGCCTGGTCGGGATCGTGCAGCGCCCACCCGATGACCACCGCGACCGGGGCCCAGGCCCGTCTGAGGGGCGTCACGGGATGCAGCCGCCGCTCGGCGACCGGCTTCTTCTCCCGTACGGCGTCGTCGACGTCCTGCGTGGTCACAGGCCCGCCGATCGGGCCTCGCCGAGCTCGGTGAGCCGGTCGCGCAGGCGTTCCGCCTCCGCCGGTTCGAGGCCCGGGATGGTCGCGTCGGTCGCCGCGGCCGCCGTGTGCAGCTGCACGCTGGCCAGCCCGAAGTGCCGCTCGACCGGCCCGGAGGTCACCTCCACCAGCTGCATGCGCCCGTAGGGCACGACGGTCTCCTCGCGCCACAGCACGCCCCGGCTGATCAGCAGGTCGTCGGCGCGTTCGGCGTACCGCCAGGAGCGCCAGTTGCGGCCGAGGAGCACCCAGCCCCAGGCCGTCAGTGCGAGCGGCAGCACGGCGAGGGCCGCCCAGGCCGGCCCGGCGAACAGGTACAGCAGCACTCCCAGGACGAGGGCGATCAGCCCCAGCCACACCACCAGCAGCAGGCGCCGCATCCGCAGCAGGCCGGGCGGCAGTCCGCGCCACACCGGCTCCGTCGTCCCGTCCCCCCGCGTGCCCGCGTCCTGCGGGCTCCCCGTCTCCATACCGCCAGCGTACGTAGGAGAGACTGTGTCCATGACTCCCACGACGGAGACCATGGTCGGAATCGGCGGCGCCGCGGAGAGCACCGACATGGTGCTCAACATCGGACCGCAGCACCCGTCCACGCACGGCGTGCTGCGTCTGCGGCTGGTGCTGGACGGCGAGCGGATCACGCACGCGGAGCCGGTGATCGGCTACATGCACCGCGGCGCGGAGAAGCTCTTCGAGGCGCGCGACTACCGCCAGATCATCATGCTCGCCAACCGCCACGACTGGCTGTCGGCCTTCTCGAACGAGCTGGGCGTCGTCCTCGCCGTCGAGCGCATGCTCGGCATGGAGGTGCCCACGCGCGCGGTGTGGACGCGCACCCTGCTCGCGGAGCTGAACCGGGTGCTCAACCACCTGATGTTCCTCGGCTCCTATCCGCTGGAGCTCGGCGGCATCACCCCGGTCTTCTACGCGTTCCGGGAGCGCGAGGTCCTCCAGAACGTCATGGAGGAGGTCTCCGGCGGCCGGATGCACTACATGTTCAACCGCGTCGGCGGTCTGAAGGAGGACCTGCCGGCGGGCTGGGCCGCACGCGCGCGTGCCGCCGTCGCCGACGTGCGCTCGCGCATGGACCGCTTCGACGACCTGGTGCTCGGCAACGAGATCTTCCGTGGGCGCACGCGCGGCGTCGGGCCGCTCACGCCCGACGCGGTGCACGCCTACGGGGTGAGCGGGCCGATCGCGCGCGCCTCGGGCGTGGACTTCGACCTGCGCCGCGACGAGCCGTACCTCGCCTACGGGGAACTGCAGGACACCCTGAGGGTCGTCACCCGGCAGGAGGGCGACTGCCTCGCCCGCTTCGAGGTGCTCCTGGAGCAGACCCACAACGCCCTCGACCTCGCCGACGCCTGCCTCGACCGGCTCGCCGACCTCCCGCCCGGGCCGATCAACCAGCGGCTCCCGAAGGTCCTCAAGGCGCCCGAGGGCCACACCTACGCCTGGACCGAGAACCCCCTCGGCATCAACGGCTACTACCTCGTCAGCAAGGGCGAGAAGACCCCGTACCGGCTGAAGCTCCGCTCCGCGTCGTACAACAACATCCAGGCCCTCGTGGAGCTGCTGCCGGGGACGCTGGTCGCGGACATGGTGGCGATCCTGGGGTCGCTGTTCTTCGTGGTCGGGGACATCGACAAGTAGCGGTCGCGGGGCGGGACGGTCGTGTGCCCTGCCGGTCGTCGGTTGGTCCGGCTCCTCTTGGGGCGGGCCGTCAGTCGATCGGCGCGGCCGGGATTCCCACCGGTTGCAGCAGCCAGCCGAAGTCGCCGAGGCCGCCCGGAGCGGTGAGTTCGGCGGCCTCGCCGGCGCTCGCGAGGGCGCGTACGTAGGCCGCGGGTTGCGTGGACGCCAGTGCGAGCGGGGGGCGAGCGCCGGTGATGCCGAGGGCGCGCAGCGCGTCGCGCTGACGCATGAGGAGCGCGCGGGGGGTGGTGTGCGCCGCTGAGTGCGCCTCGTGCGCCACTCGGTCTTCCCTTTCGCGCGCCGTGCGCGCCCCCACCGTCGCCTCCCCGCGCGCCGCGCACGCGTCCAGTGCGACGTGCGCCGTGATGTCGCACGACCCGTCCGGCACGGGTGCCGTCTCGCGCCCCGCGCGAAACCCGGTGAGCGTCCCGAACAGGGGGCGCGCGGCCACGGTGTGCGCGTAGTCCACGGCGACCGCGAGCCCCCGGTCGACCGAGGCGACCGCCCCGGCCCAGGCCTCGTCCCGTGGAAGCCCAATCTCGGCCCGCAGCCCTTCCTCGCCACCCGAGGACCCGGCCTCGCCGTCCCCCGGCGTCCCCGCCCCACCGCTCAGCGGCCACCACCGGGCCAGCCACTCCGCCTCCGCCCCGTCGACCCTCTCGCCGAGACGCTCGGTGCCGTCCCGGAGTACGAGGACCCGGCGGGGCACGCCGTCGGCGTCCACCTCGGCGATGTCGAGCGGCACATTGTCGAGCCACTCGTTGGCGAACAGCAGGCCGGTGACGCCGTGCGGCGGCTCGGACAGCCACTGCACGCGTTCGTCCAGACCGGCGGGGCGGTCGGCGACTTCGACGGCGTACACGCACGTGCGTGCGGCCACGTCGGCGGGCAGGGCGGTCAGGGCGCCGACGGCCAGTTCGCCGCGTCCCGCCGCCATGTCGACGAAGTCCAGCCGGGCGGGCCGGCCCAGAGCCTCGTCGACCCGGCACAGCAACCTCGCCACGGCTTCGGCGAACAGCGGCGAGGCGTGGACGGACGTACGGAAGTGCCCGGCCGGTCCCTCGGGCCTGCGGTAGAAGCCCTCCGGCCCGTACAGGGCCGCCCGCGTCGCCGCCCGCCAGCCGTGCCACTCGCCCGCCGCCACTTCCGTCACCGGCCCAGGCTAAGCGCACAGGCGAACGGAGCCTCCACCTTGCGGAGTATGCGCGCCCGACGCGGATCGGCCCTCCGGTTGACCCCTGCACGCATCTCCCTTCCCTACGCTGGGTTACGTGCAGCGCCTCTATGACTTCCTCCGCAGACACCCGACCGGGGTCGACACCTTCTGGGCCGTCATCCTGTTCGGGATCTCGCTGGTCAGCGAGGCCGGCCATGGGGACACCCGGGGCACGCTCTCTCCGGCCCTGATCGTTCCGATCTCGCTGCTGCTGTGCCTGGTGATCGCCCTGCGGCGGCGCTTGCCGGAGAAGATGCTTCTGCTGACCATCGGCCTCGGCGTGGCACAGCTCGCGCTGGACGTGGCGACGATGCCCGCCGACTTCGCCATGCTGGTGATCGTCTACACGGTGGCGGTGATGGGCACCCGCTGGGCCTCCCGAGTCGGGCTGGCCGTGGGCTTGTGCGCCGCGACCGCGGCGGAGATCCGCTGGCCGGTGGAGCACTCGAGCACCGTGGGCCATGTCGCGGTGGTGATCTTCCAGACGGTGCCGTTCGCGCTGGCCTGGGTGCTCGGCGACTCGATCCGTACCCGGCGTGCCTACTTCGCGCAGCTCGAGGAGCGCAACGCCCGGCTGGAAAAGGAGCGCGAGGCGCAGGCCAAGGTCGCGGTGGCGGCCGAACGCGCCCGGATCGCGCGCGAGCTGCACGACGTGGTCGCGCACAACGTGTCGGTGATGGTGGTGCAGGCCGACGGCGCCGCCTACGTCCTCGACACCGCCCCCGACCAGGCGAAGAAGGCCCTGGAGACCATCTCCTCCACCGGTCGCCAGGCGCTCGCTGAGATGCGCCGCCTGCTGGGCGTGCTGCGCACCGGCGAGCACAAGGAGGTCGGCGAATACGTCCCGCAGCCCGACGTCGAGCAGATCGACGAGCTGATCGAGCAGTGCCGCACCTCCGGCCTGCCCGTCGACTTCAAGGTGGAGGGCACTCCGCGCCCGCTGCCCAGCGGTGTCGAGCTGACCGCGTACCGCATTGTCCAGGAGGCGCTGACCAACACCCGTAAGCACGGCGGGCCCAACGCGGGCGCGAGCGTGCGGCTGGTGTACTTCGACGACGGCCTGGGACTGCTCGTCGAGGACGACGGCAAGGGCGCCCCGCACGAGCTGTACGAGGAGGGCGGCGCCGACGGACAGGGGCACGGCCTGATCGGGATGCGCGAGCGGGTCGGTATGGTCGGCGGCACCCTGGACGCGGGCCCGCGCCCAGGCGGTGGGTTCCGCATCAGTGCGCTCCTGCCGCTGAAATCCGCGCACTGACATGCGCGTACGCACGCCGGTGACACCTGTAACGCCCGTGGAACGACCCAGCCGACGCGAACGGAAGAGGCCCCGATGACGATCCGCGTGATGCTCGTCGACGACCAGGTGCTGCTGCGCACCGGGTTCCGGATGGTGCTCGCCGCGCAGCCGGACATGGAGGTCGTCGCGGAGGCGGGCGACGGGGTCGAGGCGCTCCAGGTGCTGCGTTCGACGTCCGTGGACGTCGTCCTGATGGACGTCCGGATGCCCAAGCTCGACGGAGTGGAGACCACCCGCCGCATCTGCCAGGAGGAGAACCCGCCGAAGGTGCTGATCCTGACGACCTTCGACCTCGACGAGTACGCCTTCTCCGGGCTGAAGGCGGGCGCCTCCGGGTTCATGCTCAAGGACGTGCCGCCCGGTGAGCTCCTGCACGCCATCCGTGCCGTGCACAGCGGCGACGCGGTGGTGGCGCCGTCGACCACGCGCCGGCTGCTCGACCGGTTCGCGCCGATGCTGCCGAGCGCCGGCAAGGAGCCCCAGCACAAGGAACTGGAGCGGCTCACAGAGCGCGAGCGCGAGGTGATGGTGCTGGTCGCGCAGGGGCTGTCGAACGGTGAGATCGCGGCCCGGCTCGTACTGTCCGAGGCGACGGTGAAGACCCATGTCGGCCGCATCCTGACCAAGTTGGGGCTGCGGGACCGGGTGCAGGTGGTGGTGCTGGCGTACGAGACGGGGCTGGTGCGCGCCGGCGGGCACGGATGATCCACGCGAGCGTGATGCCCGCGTGACCGGCGGCCACTAGGGTCTGCGCATGCTCCTGTGGATCAACGGCCCTTTCGGGGGCGGCAAGACCCAGACGGCGCACGAGATCCAGCGGCGCCTGCCGGGCAGCGTCATCTGCGACCCCGAGCACGCCGGTTTCGGTCTGCGCCGGATGCTGCCGCCCGAACTGCGCGGCGATTTCCAGGACTTGACGGCCTGGCGGCAGGGCGTGGTGGAGGTGCTGGACCTCGCCCTCACCAAGCACGAGGGGGTCGTCATCGCTCCCATGACGGTCACGGACTCCGGCTACTTCGAGGAGACCGTGGGCCGGTTGCGCGAACTCGGCCACGACGTACGCCACTTCACGCTGCTGGCCCAGCGCGAGACCGTCATCAAGCGGCTGCGTGAGCGCGGCCTGGGGCACCTCCTTGCGTTCGTCGGCGGGAAGAACGCCGGTCTGGGCCGGGAGACCTGGGCCGTGCGGCAGCTCGACCACTGTCTGGAGCGGCTGCGGGAACCTCAGTTCGCCGAGCACCTGTGGACGGACCGGTCGACCGTCCCGAAGACGGCGGACCGTATCGCCGTGCTCGCCGGGCTGACGCTGCGGCCCAACAACGAGGGCGCGTTGCGCACGAGGCTGCGGCAGGCCGGGGTGGGCGTCCGGCACATCCGGTTCGACTGACGGGCTGCGCGGGGAGCGTCCGCCCCGTGGACTACCTGAGTACGCCTTCCAGGAAGTCGCTGCCCAGACGGGCCACCACCGTCACGTCCAGCTGGTGCTGGACGTACCGTCCGCGGCGGCGGGTGGTGATCAGGCCCGCCTTCTTCAGGACGCCCAGGTGCCGGGATATCTCGGGGGCCGTCATGCCGTGTATCTGGGCCAGCTCGCTCGTCGTGAACGCGCTACGGGCAAGGCTGCGGCACAGTCTCATCCGCACGGGGTGG
The sequence above is drawn from the Streptomyces sp. SLBN-31 genome and encodes:
- a CDS encoding PH domain-containing protein produces the protein MTTQDVDDAVREKKPVAERRLHPVTPLRRAWAPVAVVIGWALHDPDQAQHQLTRLTTTALLIALAVLVPTAALYGFLSWWFTHFAVTESELRIRTGLLFRRTAHIRLERVQAIDVTQPLLARVAGVAKLKLDVIGADKKDELAFLGEREARALRAELLARAAGFAPETAHEVGEAPARELLRTPPLQLAISLVLTGSTWGALAAALVVPPVLWLATHSVWTVLATGVPLLGAAATSSVGRFVGEYDWTVGESPDGLRIDHGLLDRTHETVPPGRVQAVRIVEPLLWRRRGWVRVELDVAGSSNSVLVPVAPREMAEDVVARVLPGVSVPAAAALSRPPRRARRCVPVWWRGHGLAVTEAVFASRHGLLRRRLTLVPHAKVQSVRLTQGPWKRLWRLADVHVDTGANKSVTARLRDAQEAAELLRAQAERSRTGRRDALPDRWMA
- a CDS encoding SAM-dependent methyltransferase, with translation MTEVAAGEWHGWRAATRAALYGPEGFYRRPEGPAGHFRTSVHASPLFAEAVARLLCRVDEALGRPARLDFVDMAAGRGELAVGALTALPADVAARTCVYAVEVADRPAGLDERVQWLSEPPHGVTGLLFANEWLDNVPLDIAEVDADGVPRRVLVLRDGTERLGERVDGAEAEWLARWWPLSGGAGTPGDGEAGSSGGEEGLRAEIGLPRDEAWAGAVASVDRGLAVAVDYAHTVAARPLFGTLTGFRAGRETAPVPDGSCDITAHVALDACAARGEATVGARTAREREDRVAHEAHSAAHTTPRALLMRQRDALRALGITGARPPLALASTQPAAYVRALASAGEAAELTAPGGLGDFGWLLQPVGIPAAPID
- a CDS encoding AAA family ATPase; the protein is MLLWINGPFGGGKTQTAHEIQRRLPGSVICDPEHAGFGLRRMLPPELRGDFQDLTAWRQGVVEVLDLALTKHEGVVIAPMTVTDSGYFEETVGRLRELGHDVRHFTLLAQRETVIKRLRERGLGHLLAFVGGKNAGLGRETWAVRQLDHCLERLREPQFAEHLWTDRSTVPKTADRIAVLAGLTLRPNNEGALRTRLRQAGVGVRHIRFD
- a CDS encoding NADH-quinone oxidoreductase subunit D — protein: MTPTTETMVGIGGAAESTDMVLNIGPQHPSTHGVLRLRLVLDGERITHAEPVIGYMHRGAEKLFEARDYRQIIMLANRHDWLSAFSNELGVVLAVERMLGMEVPTRAVWTRTLLAELNRVLNHLMFLGSYPLELGGITPVFYAFREREVLQNVMEEVSGGRMHYMFNRVGGLKEDLPAGWAARARAAVADVRSRMDRFDDLVLGNEIFRGRTRGVGPLTPDAVHAYGVSGPIARASGVDFDLRRDEPYLAYGELQDTLRVVTRQEGDCLARFEVLLEQTHNALDLADACLDRLADLPPGPINQRLPKVLKAPEGHTYAWTENPLGINGYYLVSKGEKTPYRLKLRSASYNNIQALVELLPGTLVADMVAILGSLFFVVGDIDK
- a CDS encoding phosphatidylglycerol lysyltransferase domain-containing protein, with the translated sequence MSGGVPSRSRNARRVLRGPRPEAVPVLVARACALVGVLDIAAGVFPRFRHSRMHTIAEVLPGAFGPFAAALSLCAGVLLLLLAHGLKRGKRRAWRAAVALLPAGAVAQFTYRHSLIGVVISLALLAPLLRHRDQFNALPDPRSRWRALANFVLMGAGSLVLGLIIVSVHPNRMVGDPSLADRITHVLYGLFGFEGPVDYQGNTSWTVGFSLGALGLLTAVTTIYLAFRPEHPAARLTPEDEARLRCLLEKHGRRDSLGHFALRRDKAVVFSPSGKAAVTYRVVSGVMLASGDPIGDVEAWPGAIERFMDEAKAHSWTPAVMGCSETGGEVWTRETGLDALELGDEAVVDVADFSLAGRAMRNVRQMVKRIERAGYETRVRRVRDLGDTELARIRQAAEDWRGTDTERGFSMALGRIGDAADGDCLIATAHKADDQPGEYGDLKAILHFVPWGDDGVSLDLMRRDRSADPGMNELLIVAALQAAPKFGITRVSLNFAMFRSALARGEKIGAGPVLRAWRGLLVFLSRWFQIESLYKFNAKFQPRWEPRFVVYRASADLPRIGFAAMQAEGFVNLALPLPRFLRRRRSAPGVCTHSVAERDVRAA
- a CDS encoding response regulator transcription factor — its product is MTIRVMLVDDQVLLRTGFRMVLAAQPDMEVVAEAGDGVEALQVLRSTSVDVVLMDVRMPKLDGVETTRRICQEENPPKVLILTTFDLDEYAFSGLKAGASGFMLKDVPPGELLHAIRAVHSGDAVVAPSTTRRLLDRFAPMLPSAGKEPQHKELERLTEREREVMVLVAQGLSNGEIAARLVLSEATVKTHVGRILTKLGLRDRVQVVVLAYETGLVRAGGHG
- a CDS encoding sensor histidine kinase gives rise to the protein MQRLYDFLRRHPTGVDTFWAVILFGISLVSEAGHGDTRGTLSPALIVPISLLLCLVIALRRRLPEKMLLLTIGLGVAQLALDVATMPADFAMLVIVYTVAVMGTRWASRVGLAVGLCAATAAEIRWPVEHSSTVGHVAVVIFQTVPFALAWVLGDSIRTRRAYFAQLEERNARLEKEREAQAKVAVAAERARIARELHDVVAHNVSVMVVQADGAAYVLDTAPDQAKKALETISSTGRQALAEMRRLLGVLRTGEHKEVGEYVPQPDVEQIDELIEQCRTSGLPVDFKVEGTPRPLPSGVELTAYRIVQEALTNTRKHGGPNAGASVRLVYFDDGLGLLVEDDGKGAPHELYEEGGADGQGHGLIGMRERVGMVGGTLDAGPRPGGGFRISALLPLKSAH
- a CDS encoding PH domain-containing protein is translated as METGSPQDAGTRGDGTTEPVWRGLPPGLLRMRRLLLVVWLGLIALVLGVLLYLFAGPAWAALAVLPLALTAWGWVLLGRNWRSWRYAERADDLLISRGVLWREETVVPYGRMQLVEVTSGPVERHFGLASVQLHTAAAATDATIPGLEPAEAERLRDRLTELGEARSAGL
- a CDS encoding esterase family protein, with amino-acid sequence MGLTSNKVLWLAVAFAVLLFVGTVWLWPRLARRDWRAVSGRVCLLLGTQLALFASLGLAANQAFGFYASWADLLGQEKDQGVVVNHTALGGSGGPLEVIDTAHVRGAAGAPPQSGGQIQKVDIVGRRTHIATPAYVYLPPEYFQPRYRTRTFPATVVLTGYPGTAQALVDKLRYPSTAQTLAKNGRMQPMILVMLRPTVAPPRDTECVDIPGGPQTETFFAKDLPDAVIAHYRVGRKPGGWGIIGDSTGGYCALKLAMHHPGSYAAGAGLSPYYKAPLDPTTGDLFRGDRNLRERADLWWSLKHLPAPDTSLLVTSSRIGESNYKDTLKFIERVRATRLTRISSIILDSGGHNFNTWRREIPATLQWISGRLSDR